In Sander vitreus isolate 19-12246 chromosome 7, sanVit1, whole genome shotgun sequence, a genomic segment contains:
- the prickle3 gene encoding uncharacterized protein prickle3 isoform X1, whose amino-acid sequence MFLRGSKKRRSNRSQEEEDPDRGQPCLHCGDQCPGFRVHGWRKICVHCKCVREEHAVRSVPGQLEKMMTKLVSDFQRHSISDDDSGCASEEYAWVPPGLKPEQVYQYFSCLPEDRVPYVNSPGERYRIKQLLHQLPTHDSESQYCNSLNEEEKKELRLFSQQRKRESLGRGVVRLFPVTMTGAICQQCGRQICGGDIAVFASRAGQSSCWHPQCFQCSTCSELLVDLIYFFQEGQIYCGRHHAERLKPRCQACDEIILADECTEAEGRYWHMKHFCCFECEAALGGQRYIMRESRPYCCSCYESMYAEYCDTCGENIGIDQGQMTYEGQHWHAVESCFCCARCQLPLLGRPFLPRGGLIFCSRACSLDEDPNNSDSCDSALPSKPQHRRCDTAEKHQQPQCGSPLQPQEGTNPPITLGKDCIHTAVDNRGVHCTAPVQNGLPLPSGHPHPRGSYSPLPHIHLGNGLGPSWPSDLPHYSLLPGDSGIKPPVGDLQFQRERNGNTGLTGFNSRGTSTAKDCRNWVERTNQVMQVFPPQKNSHIISPESPPLLPNNPSVLPPPLPVKSRDLMPRDSPPPNLPQPVDRPSDSPPPLSRSGTARVSFREPISSSYSVDEDEYEDENEEELREGVENQQEEDEVEGGFGSRLHLQKGIPPQMDLMDGSYHQRSLRQGWSRCRIPSDPALHSGPERRSRRSQPDRPRLDTLEWRGEKERDSQGSTNGSSLTLKSSQYKHEDCSTCSSSSDSEEEGFFLGQPIPLPPQLRKQQPEEGQDREGEEEREVQKDWGLRGSIRRRRAHSLGAKDKDKNCSIS is encoded by the exons GAAGATCTGTGTACACTGCAAGTGTGTGCGAGAGGAGCATGCCGTGCGCTCAGTGCCAGGCCAGCTGGAAAAGATGATGACGAAGCTGGTGTCGGACTTCCAGAGACACTCCATCTCCGACGACGACTCAGGCTGCGCCTCCGAGGAGTACGCATGGGTCCCACCTGGGCTCAAGCCCGAACAG GTATACCAGTATTTTAGCTGCTTGCCAGAGGACAGGGTGCCTTATGTGAACAGTCCAGGGGAAAGATACCGAATCAAACAACTGCTGCACCAGCTTCCAACCCACGACAGTGAG TCCCAGTACTGTAACTCTCTGAacgaggaggagaagaaggagttGCGTTTGTTCAGTCagcagaggaaaagagagagcctGGGCAGAGGCGTCGTCCGGCTCTTCCCAGTAACTATGACGGGAGCCATCTGCCAACAG tgtggcaggCAGATCTGCGGTGGAGACATAGCGGTGTTTGCCAGTCGGGCAGGACAGAGCAGCTGTTGGCACCCTCAGTGTTTCCAGTGTTCCACCTGCAGTGAGCTGCTGGTCGATCTGATCTACTTCTTTCAGGAGGGACAGATCTACTGCGGCCGGCACCACGCTGAGAGGCTCAAGCCCCGCTGCCAGGCCTGCGATGAG ATTATTCTAGCAGATGAATGTACGGAGGCAGAAGGAAGATACTGGCACATGAAGCACTTCTGTTGTTTTGAGTGCGAGGCTGCACTGGGCGGTCAGCGTTACATCATGAGAGAAAGTCGACCATACTGCTGCTCCTGCTACGAGTCCATGTACGCAGAGTACTGCGATACCTGTGGAGAAAACATAG GTATCGATCAGGGCCAGATGACATATGAGGGTCAGCACTGGCACGCcgtggagtcgtgtttctgctGCGCCCGCTGTCAACTGCCTCTGCTGGGGCGCCCCTTCCTCCCTCGAGGGGGGCTCATCTTCTGCTCCAGGGCCTGTTCGCTGGACGAGGACCCCAATAACTCCGACTCGTGTGACTCGGCGCTGCCGAGCAAACCTCAGCACAGACGCTGTGACACAGCAGAGAAACACCAGCAGCCGCAGTGCGGTTCTCCACTGCAGCCACAAGAGGGCACCAACCCTCCTATAACTCTTGGAAAAGACTGCATTCACACTGCAGTGGACAACAGAG GTGTCCACTGCACTGCTCCGGTTCAAAACGGACTTCCTTTACCCAGTGGTCATCCTCATCCAAGAGGCTCCTACTCACCTCTTCCCCACATCCATCTAGGAAATGGCTTAGGTCCATCTTGGCCCAGCGACCTTCCACATTACAGTTTACTGCCAGGGGACTCTGGTATTAAACCTCCTGTCGGGGATCTCCAGTTCCAGCGAGAGCGGAATGGAAATACTGGACTAACTGGTTTTAATTCAAGAGGAACCTCTACTGCTAAAGACTGTAGGAACTGGGTGGAAAGGACGAATCAAGTAATGCAAG TGTTTCCTCCTCAGAAAAACTCACACATCATTTCACCTGAGTCGCCTCCCCTCTTGCCCAACAACCCGTCCGTCCTCCCACCTCCTCTGCCCGTTAAGTCTCGTGATTTAATGCCGCGAGACTCACCTCCACCAAACCTCCCCCAACCAGTGGACAGACCCTCTGATTCTCCGCCCCCGCTGTCTCGCAGTGGCACAGCTCGGGTCAGCTTCAGAGAACCAATCAGCAGCAGCTACTCTGTTGATGAGGACGAGTATGAAGACGAGAACGAGGAGGAGCTGCGAGAGGGCGTGGAGAACCAGCAGGAGGAAGATGAGGTGGAGGGAGGTTTCGGAAGCAGGTTGCATCTACAGAAAGGCATCCCACCGCAAATGGATCTGATGG ATGGATCCTATCACCAGCGGAGTCTGCGGCAAGGGTGGAGCCGTTGCCGGATCCCCTCTGACCCTGCTCTCCACTCGGGCCCGGAGAGGCGCTCCCGACGCTCGCAGCCCGACCGGCCTCGGCTGGACACCCTGGAATGGAGAGGCGAGAAAGAGAGGGATAGCCAGGGCTCCACCAACGGCTCCTCACTGACCCTCAAGTCGAGCCAGTACAAACATGAAGACTGCTCTACATGCTCTTCATCCTCAGATTCGGAGGAAGAGGGCTTCTTCCTGGGACAGCCGATACCTCTCCCCCCGCAGCTCCGAAAGCAGCAACCTGAGGAGGGccaagacagagagggagaagaggagagggaggtgcAGAAAGACTGGGGACTGAGAGGCAGCATAAGGCGGAGAAGAGCTCACAGCCTTGGTGCAAAGGACAAAGATAAAAACTGTTCTATCTCCTAA
- the prickle3 gene encoding uncharacterized protein prickle3 isoform X2 translates to MFLRGSKKRRSNRSEEEDPDRGQPCLHCGDQCPGFRVHGWRKICVHCKCVREEHAVRSVPGQLEKMMTKLVSDFQRHSISDDDSGCASEEYAWVPPGLKPEQVYQYFSCLPEDRVPYVNSPGERYRIKQLLHQLPTHDSESQYCNSLNEEEKKELRLFSQQRKRESLGRGVVRLFPVTMTGAICQQCGRQICGGDIAVFASRAGQSSCWHPQCFQCSTCSELLVDLIYFFQEGQIYCGRHHAERLKPRCQACDEIILADECTEAEGRYWHMKHFCCFECEAALGGQRYIMRESRPYCCSCYESMYAEYCDTCGENIGIDQGQMTYEGQHWHAVESCFCCARCQLPLLGRPFLPRGGLIFCSRACSLDEDPNNSDSCDSALPSKPQHRRCDTAEKHQQPQCGSPLQPQEGTNPPITLGKDCIHTAVDNRGVHCTAPVQNGLPLPSGHPHPRGSYSPLPHIHLGNGLGPSWPSDLPHYSLLPGDSGIKPPVGDLQFQRERNGNTGLTGFNSRGTSTAKDCRNWVERTNQVMQVFPPQKNSHIISPESPPLLPNNPSVLPPPLPVKSRDLMPRDSPPPNLPQPVDRPSDSPPPLSRSGTARVSFREPISSSYSVDEDEYEDENEEELREGVENQQEEDEVEGGFGSRLHLQKGIPPQMDLMDGSYHQRSLRQGWSRCRIPSDPALHSGPERRSRRSQPDRPRLDTLEWRGEKERDSQGSTNGSSLTLKSSQYKHEDCSTCSSSSDSEEEGFFLGQPIPLPPQLRKQQPEEGQDREGEEEREVQKDWGLRGSIRRRRAHSLGAKDKDKNCSIS, encoded by the exons GAAGATCTGTGTACACTGCAAGTGTGTGCGAGAGGAGCATGCCGTGCGCTCAGTGCCAGGCCAGCTGGAAAAGATGATGACGAAGCTGGTGTCGGACTTCCAGAGACACTCCATCTCCGACGACGACTCAGGCTGCGCCTCCGAGGAGTACGCATGGGTCCCACCTGGGCTCAAGCCCGAACAG GTATACCAGTATTTTAGCTGCTTGCCAGAGGACAGGGTGCCTTATGTGAACAGTCCAGGGGAAAGATACCGAATCAAACAACTGCTGCACCAGCTTCCAACCCACGACAGTGAG TCCCAGTACTGTAACTCTCTGAacgaggaggagaagaaggagttGCGTTTGTTCAGTCagcagaggaaaagagagagcctGGGCAGAGGCGTCGTCCGGCTCTTCCCAGTAACTATGACGGGAGCCATCTGCCAACAG tgtggcaggCAGATCTGCGGTGGAGACATAGCGGTGTTTGCCAGTCGGGCAGGACAGAGCAGCTGTTGGCACCCTCAGTGTTTCCAGTGTTCCACCTGCAGTGAGCTGCTGGTCGATCTGATCTACTTCTTTCAGGAGGGACAGATCTACTGCGGCCGGCACCACGCTGAGAGGCTCAAGCCCCGCTGCCAGGCCTGCGATGAG ATTATTCTAGCAGATGAATGTACGGAGGCAGAAGGAAGATACTGGCACATGAAGCACTTCTGTTGTTTTGAGTGCGAGGCTGCACTGGGCGGTCAGCGTTACATCATGAGAGAAAGTCGACCATACTGCTGCTCCTGCTACGAGTCCATGTACGCAGAGTACTGCGATACCTGTGGAGAAAACATAG GTATCGATCAGGGCCAGATGACATATGAGGGTCAGCACTGGCACGCcgtggagtcgtgtttctgctGCGCCCGCTGTCAACTGCCTCTGCTGGGGCGCCCCTTCCTCCCTCGAGGGGGGCTCATCTTCTGCTCCAGGGCCTGTTCGCTGGACGAGGACCCCAATAACTCCGACTCGTGTGACTCGGCGCTGCCGAGCAAACCTCAGCACAGACGCTGTGACACAGCAGAGAAACACCAGCAGCCGCAGTGCGGTTCTCCACTGCAGCCACAAGAGGGCACCAACCCTCCTATAACTCTTGGAAAAGACTGCATTCACACTGCAGTGGACAACAGAG GTGTCCACTGCACTGCTCCGGTTCAAAACGGACTTCCTTTACCCAGTGGTCATCCTCATCCAAGAGGCTCCTACTCACCTCTTCCCCACATCCATCTAGGAAATGGCTTAGGTCCATCTTGGCCCAGCGACCTTCCACATTACAGTTTACTGCCAGGGGACTCTGGTATTAAACCTCCTGTCGGGGATCTCCAGTTCCAGCGAGAGCGGAATGGAAATACTGGACTAACTGGTTTTAATTCAAGAGGAACCTCTACTGCTAAAGACTGTAGGAACTGGGTGGAAAGGACGAATCAAGTAATGCAAG TGTTTCCTCCTCAGAAAAACTCACACATCATTTCACCTGAGTCGCCTCCCCTCTTGCCCAACAACCCGTCCGTCCTCCCACCTCCTCTGCCCGTTAAGTCTCGTGATTTAATGCCGCGAGACTCACCTCCACCAAACCTCCCCCAACCAGTGGACAGACCCTCTGATTCTCCGCCCCCGCTGTCTCGCAGTGGCACAGCTCGGGTCAGCTTCAGAGAACCAATCAGCAGCAGCTACTCTGTTGATGAGGACGAGTATGAAGACGAGAACGAGGAGGAGCTGCGAGAGGGCGTGGAGAACCAGCAGGAGGAAGATGAGGTGGAGGGAGGTTTCGGAAGCAGGTTGCATCTACAGAAAGGCATCCCACCGCAAATGGATCTGATGG ATGGATCCTATCACCAGCGGAGTCTGCGGCAAGGGTGGAGCCGTTGCCGGATCCCCTCTGACCCTGCTCTCCACTCGGGCCCGGAGAGGCGCTCCCGACGCTCGCAGCCCGACCGGCCTCGGCTGGACACCCTGGAATGGAGAGGCGAGAAAGAGAGGGATAGCCAGGGCTCCACCAACGGCTCCTCACTGACCCTCAAGTCGAGCCAGTACAAACATGAAGACTGCTCTACATGCTCTTCATCCTCAGATTCGGAGGAAGAGGGCTTCTTCCTGGGACAGCCGATACCTCTCCCCCCGCAGCTCCGAAAGCAGCAACCTGAGGAGGGccaagacagagagggagaagaggagagggaggtgcAGAAAGACTGGGGACTGAGAGGCAGCATAAGGCGGAGAAGAGCTCACAGCCTTGGTGCAAAGGACAAAGATAAAAACTGTTCTATCTCCTAA
- the fam110a gene encoding protein FAM110A, whose amino-acid sequence MPLETLQHTVSKQPVRTAVAATQPRLRPKGPVGPDFYLQFKTAAGTPKQSAVERLEADKAKYVKSQGALSKQQPVRPPEVRKPLLNPGTALQPTRKTPTQTKPKQEGVQLDLEHLSNLISCVNDGATANSGDSKALGGAATSHSSPCPTSAGAQQKKERPCPPPRPDWSSPAKVRLKASGPARVESPGSLGSPAAGHVRRVDVMPQASPVRTPCRPPQYIRQPLQPIPVHTQFPLRPAASPLRLFHTRTTPRPSPLKPVVAPSKPDNPPSSPTETPIPATPLLKLPLFPPPSPAITRLSSSSSRKRPSLTRSKSDMSDRYSRAGTELERFFNLCGLDPADLQLTGSNSDIVSMARFRSVSAPGSECAGSGKEDEDDEEEDAGNAAERVPYGVSVIERNARVIKWLYGLRQAKDNASKSTNL is encoded by the coding sequence ATGCCTTTGGAGACTCTCCAACACACAGTGAGCAAGCAACCTGTGAGGACAGCAGTAGCTGCTACACAACCACGCTTACGGCCCAAGGGGCCAGTGGGGCCAGACTTCTACCTGCAATTCAAGACCGCAGCAGGCACACCAAAGCAGAGTGCGGTGGAGAGGCTGGAAGCAGACAAGGCTAAATATGTCAAGAGTCAGGGGGCTCTTTCTAAACAGCAGCCAGTCAGGCCTCCTGAGGTGCGGAAGCCTCTACTAAACCCTGGCACTGCTCTGCAGCCCACCAGGAAGACACCCACCCAAACGAAACCAAAGCAGGAAGGAGTCCAGCTCGACCTGGAGCATCTGAGTAACCTGATCAGCTGCGTGAATGATGGTGCGACTGCCAACTCGGGTGACAGTAAAGCTCTGGGTGGTGCTGCCACTTCACACAGCTCTCCTTGCCCCACATCAGCAGGAGCACAACAGAAAAAGGAGAGACCGTGTCCACCCCCTCGTCCTGACTGGTCCAGTCCAGCTAAAGTGAGATTAAAAGCCTCTGGACCCGCTAGGGTCGAGAGTCCTGGCTCTCTTGGGTCTCCAGCTGCAGGACACGTACGCAGAGTGGACGTCATGCCTCAGGCCAGCCCTGTGAGGACGCCCTGCAGACCACCTCAGTACATCCGGCAGCCCCTTCAGCCCATACCTGTACATACCCAGTTTCCACTTCGCCCGGCTGCTTCACCCCTGCGTCTCTTCCACACCAGAACAACACCACGTCCTTCTCCTCTGAAACCTGTTGTCGCTCCGTCCAAACCTGAcaatcctccctcctctccaacTGAAACCCCCATACCTGCAACACCTCTCCTCAAACTCCCTcttttccctcctccctccccagCGATTACCCGTTTGTCCTCCTCTAGCTCGAGGAAACGCCCCTCTCTGACCCGGTCTAAATCAGATATGAGTGACCGATACTCCCGAGCTGGGACCGAGCTGGAGCGCTTCTTCAACCTGTGTGGTTTGGACCCTGCAGACCTCCAGTTGACTGGCTCTAATTCTGACATTGTGTCCATGGCCCGTTTCCGCAGCGTGAGCGCTCCAGGGTCCGAGTGTGCAGGCTCTGGTAAAGAAGATGAAGACGATGAGGAGGAAGATGCTGGCAATGCTGCAGAGCGAGTTCCTTATGGTGTTTCTGTCATTGAGAGAAATGCAAGAGTGATCAAATGGCTGTATGGACTCCGTCAGGCCAAAGACAAtgcaagtaaaagtaccaatttATAG